The following coding sequences lie in one Chelmon rostratus isolate fCheRos1 chromosome 2, fCheRos1.pri, whole genome shotgun sequence genomic window:
- the si:ch211-112f3.4 gene encoding EF-hand and coiled-coil domain-containing protein 1 isoform X1 — MERTALALQRVHLSPRAARKSEWLRSALAHHYCPDPGVDNEIVVLATGIDQYLQEIFHHLAYPNRNDTVSAEDFTALCAVLGLTGAQKGKRTIKGGTGDGEKDEEDEDFSDVCSGLPCQLSFKDFHLRLCGYFRVRSARRGTGECAWRLPVTEDTELVERQIRLRWPRVRRRKCVSFDLTRDQNGPVNRSNKGRPAEDRDSDEVAALRELVEDLRSALQGSDARCLALEVALRREKSRSLRSTPAVSSTISTQPTTSITLIQGKLVPTHRIKGQCSGTGGEGLRRAVRRRDIRDPLVRELKLIRSSRDGQLDEAIKFNGRLEEELRWAYQEVCRLQGVESALRKENAHIRRRAEEAREALSVGLQRVRMIQEEAQSVPQLQSRITQLESELHQYRSRCTCIPDPTNQQIYPIGSEDACSKTDAEYLQRAVEGRAASDEEEEDREMREEGQCGLAEAKKHVSRLHGCGKGCQNHVVPQLPSQSHPYDKSLSSAFKDSRGRCSWEGQNQEQPEGSRGSEKEKRPENVEDKTGLEEKGQTRLSLLEEKLTDALTLLLQLRSKNVSRRALGKIVMDTLDMCSRSGDGLSHVLQVADALCVRLSSRDLLGNGGDDGAGEKHLVPSSGCQTSSINPLLISC, encoded by the exons ATGGAGCGCACCGCATTGGCCCTGCAGCGTGTCCATCTCTCACCGCGAGCAGCGCGTAAAAGCGAGTGGCTCCGGAGCGCCCTGGCCCATCACTACTGTCCCGATCCCGGCGTGGACAACGAAATCGTCGTCCTGGCCACTGGAATAGACCAGTACTTGCAGGAGATCTTCCACCACCTGGCCTACCCCAACCGGAACGATACGGTATCGGCGGAGGACTTCACAGCGCTGTGCGCCGTGCTGGGGCTCACCGGAgcacagaaaggaaagaggacGATAAAGGGAGGAactggagatggagaaaaagacgAGGAAGATGAAGACTTCAGTGATGTGTGTTCTGGGCTGCCCTGCCAGCTGTCCTTTAAAGACTTCCACTTGCGGCTCTGTGGGTATTTCCGTGTGCGCAGTGCGCGTCGGGGCACCGGGGAGTGTGCCTGGCGTCTGCCCGTTACTGAGGACACGGAGCTGGTGGAGAGACAGATCCGGCTCCGGTGGCCGCGTGTCAGACGGAGAAAATGTGTGAGTTTTGATCTGACGAGGGATCAGAACGGACCTGTTAACAGATCGAATAAAGGTCGACCCGCAGAGGACCGCGATTCAG ATGAGGTAGCAGCTCTgagggagctggtggaggacCTTCGCTCGGCGCTGCAGGGGAGCGACGCTCGCTGCTTGGCCCTGGAGGTGGCACTCCGACGGGAGAAGAGCCGTAGCCTCCGTTCCACGCCCGCCGTCAGCTCCACAATTTCAACTCAACCCACGACTTCCATCACCCTCATACAGGGGAAACTGGTACCAACCCACAGAATTAAAGGACAGTGCAGTGGCACCGGAGGAGAAGGCCTGAGGAGGGCCGTGAGGAGACGGGACATCAGGGACCCCCTTGTGAGAGAGCTGAAGCTGATCCGCTCCTCACGTGATGGGCAGCTGGATGAGGCCATCAAATTCAATGGGcgtctggaggaggagctgcgaTGGGCGTACCAGGAGGTGTGCAGGCTCCAGGGGGTGGAGTCTGCACTGAGGAAGGAGAACGCTCACATCAG GAGGCGGGCGGAGGAGGCCAGGGAGGCTCTGAGCGTGGGGCTTCAGAGGGTTCGGATGATCCAGGAGGAGGCCCAGTCTGTGCCGCAGCTCCAGTCCAGGATCACCCAGTTGGAGAGTGAACTGCACCAGTACAG ATCCCGCTGCACCTGCATCCCTGACCCCACAAATCAACAAATTTACCCAATCGGATCAGAAGACGCCTGCAGCAAGACAG ACGCAGAGTATTTGCAGAGAGCAGTGGAGGGGAGAGCTGcctctgatgaagaggaggaggacagggagatGAGGGAGGAAGGACAGTGCGGCCTGGCGGAGGCGAAGAAGCACGTCAGCCGACTGCACGGCTGTGGCAAAGG GTGCCAGAACCACGTGGTCCCCCAACTTCCCTCTCAAAGTCACCCGTATGATAAAAGCCTCAGTAGTGCTTTTAAggacagcagggggcgctgcagcTGGGAGGGACAAAACCAAGAGCAGCCAGAGGGAAGCAGGGGGTCTGAAAAGGAAAAG AGGCCTGAGAATGTGGAAGACAAGACAGGACTGGAGGAGAAAGGACAGACACGTCTGTCTTTGCTGGAGGAGAAACTCACAGATGccctcacactgctgctgcagctacgCAGCAAG AACGTGTCCCGCAGGGCCCTGGGGAAGATCGTGATGGATACTCTGGATATGTGCAGTAGGAGCGGAGACG GTCTGTCTCACGTCCTGCAGGTAGCTGACGCCCTCTGTGTCCGGCTGTCCTCCAGGGATCTCCTTGGAAACGGAGGGGATgatggagcaggagagaaacacCTGGTTCCATCTTCAGGCTGTCAGACCAGCAGCATCAACCCTCTGCTCATCTCCTGTTAA
- the si:ch211-112f3.4 gene encoding EF-hand and coiled-coil domain-containing protein 1 isoform X2 has product MERTALALQRVHLSPRAARKSEWLRSALAHHYCPDPGVDNEIVVLATGIDQYLQEIFHHLAYPNRNDTVSAEDFTALCAVLGLTGAQKGKRTIKGGTGDGEKDEEDEDFSDVCSGLPCQLSFKDFHLRLCGYFRVRSARRGTGECAWRLPVTEDTELVERQIRLRWPRVRRRKCVSFDLTRDQNGPVNRSNKGRPAEDRDSDEVAALRELVEDLRSALQGSDARCLALEVALRREKSRSLRSTPAVSSTISTQPTTSITLIQGKLVPTHRIKGQCSGTGGEGLRRAVRRRDIRDPLVRELKLIRSSRDGQLDEAIKFNGRLEEELRWAYQEVCRLQGVESALRKENAHIRRRAEEAREALSVGLQRVRMIQEEAQSVPQLQSRITQLESELHQYRSRCTCIPDPTNQQIYPIGSEDACSKTDAEYLQRAVEGRAASDEEEEDREMREEGQCGLAEAKKHVSRLHGCGKGCQNHVVPQLPSQSHPYDKSLSSAFKDSRGRCSWEGQNQEQPEGSRGSEKEKRPENVEDKTGLEEKGQTRLSLLEEKLTDALTLLLQLRSKNVSRRALGKIVMDTLDMCSRSGDGS; this is encoded by the exons ATGGAGCGCACCGCATTGGCCCTGCAGCGTGTCCATCTCTCACCGCGAGCAGCGCGTAAAAGCGAGTGGCTCCGGAGCGCCCTGGCCCATCACTACTGTCCCGATCCCGGCGTGGACAACGAAATCGTCGTCCTGGCCACTGGAATAGACCAGTACTTGCAGGAGATCTTCCACCACCTGGCCTACCCCAACCGGAACGATACGGTATCGGCGGAGGACTTCACAGCGCTGTGCGCCGTGCTGGGGCTCACCGGAgcacagaaaggaaagaggacGATAAAGGGAGGAactggagatggagaaaaagacgAGGAAGATGAAGACTTCAGTGATGTGTGTTCTGGGCTGCCCTGCCAGCTGTCCTTTAAAGACTTCCACTTGCGGCTCTGTGGGTATTTCCGTGTGCGCAGTGCGCGTCGGGGCACCGGGGAGTGTGCCTGGCGTCTGCCCGTTACTGAGGACACGGAGCTGGTGGAGAGACAGATCCGGCTCCGGTGGCCGCGTGTCAGACGGAGAAAATGTGTGAGTTTTGATCTGACGAGGGATCAGAACGGACCTGTTAACAGATCGAATAAAGGTCGACCCGCAGAGGACCGCGATTCAG ATGAGGTAGCAGCTCTgagggagctggtggaggacCTTCGCTCGGCGCTGCAGGGGAGCGACGCTCGCTGCTTGGCCCTGGAGGTGGCACTCCGACGGGAGAAGAGCCGTAGCCTCCGTTCCACGCCCGCCGTCAGCTCCACAATTTCAACTCAACCCACGACTTCCATCACCCTCATACAGGGGAAACTGGTACCAACCCACAGAATTAAAGGACAGTGCAGTGGCACCGGAGGAGAAGGCCTGAGGAGGGCCGTGAGGAGACGGGACATCAGGGACCCCCTTGTGAGAGAGCTGAAGCTGATCCGCTCCTCACGTGATGGGCAGCTGGATGAGGCCATCAAATTCAATGGGcgtctggaggaggagctgcgaTGGGCGTACCAGGAGGTGTGCAGGCTCCAGGGGGTGGAGTCTGCACTGAGGAAGGAGAACGCTCACATCAG GAGGCGGGCGGAGGAGGCCAGGGAGGCTCTGAGCGTGGGGCTTCAGAGGGTTCGGATGATCCAGGAGGAGGCCCAGTCTGTGCCGCAGCTCCAGTCCAGGATCACCCAGTTGGAGAGTGAACTGCACCAGTACAG ATCCCGCTGCACCTGCATCCCTGACCCCACAAATCAACAAATTTACCCAATCGGATCAGAAGACGCCTGCAGCAAGACAG ACGCAGAGTATTTGCAGAGAGCAGTGGAGGGGAGAGCTGcctctgatgaagaggaggaggacagggagatGAGGGAGGAAGGACAGTGCGGCCTGGCGGAGGCGAAGAAGCACGTCAGCCGACTGCACGGCTGTGGCAAAGG GTGCCAGAACCACGTGGTCCCCCAACTTCCCTCTCAAAGTCACCCGTATGATAAAAGCCTCAGTAGTGCTTTTAAggacagcagggggcgctgcagcTGGGAGGGACAAAACCAAGAGCAGCCAGAGGGAAGCAGGGGGTCTGAAAAGGAAAAG AGGCCTGAGAATGTGGAAGACAAGACAGGACTGGAGGAGAAAGGACAGACACGTCTGTCTTTGCTGGAGGAGAAACTCACAGATGccctcacactgctgctgcagctacgCAGCAAG AACGTGTCCCGCAGGGCCCTGGGGAAGATCGTGATGGATACTCTGGATATGTGCAGTAGGAGCGGAGACG GTAGCTGA